Proteins from a genomic interval of Etheostoma spectabile isolate EspeVRDwgs_2016 unplaced genomic scaffold, UIUC_Espe_1.0 scaffold378, whole genome shotgun sequence:
- the LOC116686454 gene encoding oocyte zinc finger protein XlCOF22 gives MMKRKLSPHSFIKDKVNTWDQKLLVVKKEVPPEQQECSSSVDQQEPETPPHIKEEQEELWSSQEGEQLQGLEEADITKFPFTPVPVKSEDDEEEAQSSLLYQRQTQHMKSEGDGEDCGGPEQARISHLLLQPETKDQSGDSSDPETDDSADWKETREPQSALNSLKHDSTDTKTFSCSECGKIFGFKSYLKKHMRIHTGEKPFSCSVCRKSFTQSGHLRNT, from the exons atgatgaagagaaagctcagtcctcacagcttcatcaaagacaaaGTCAACACATGGGACCAGAAG CTGTTGGTGGTTAAAAAAGAAgttccccctgagcagcaggagtgtagctccagtgtggaccagcaggagccagagacccccccacacattaaagaggagcaggaggaactgtggagcagtcaggagggagagcagcttcaagggctggaggaggctgatatcaccaagttcccattcactcctgtccctgtgaagagtgaagatgatgaagaggaagctcagtcctcactgctttatcaaagacaaactcaacaTATGAAATCAGAAGgcgatggagaggactgtggaggaccagaacaaGCCAGGATCTCACATCTACTTTTACAACCTGAGACTAAAGACCAGAGTGGAGACTCTTCTGAtcctgagactgatgacagtgctgattggaaggagaccagagaacctcagtcagctttaaactctctgaaacatgattcaaCTGATACGAAAACATTCAGCTGCTCCGAGTGTGGGAAAATATTTGGCTTCAAGTCATATCTGAagaaacacatgagaatccacacaggagaaaaacctttcagctgctcagtctgtaggaAATCTTTTACACAGAGTGGACATTTAAG aaacacatga
- the LOC116686443 gene encoding gastrula zinc finger protein XlCGF8.2DB, with product MERPRRQLEETKLGGEALPPDVLEVIVGEEEKQECNPTVDQQEPKAPPHIKEEQEELWSSQEGEQLQGLEEADNRHTITHTGEKPFRCFVCKKSLTHSGNLQRHMRTHTGEKPFSCSECGKAFADSGNLKKHLITHTGERPFSCSVCKKSFTQSGSLRSHMVVHTGEKSFSCSVCKKSFTRRGGLRKHMPVHTGEKSCCGAYGKDCGGPEPARNSHPLLQPETEDQTGDSSDPETDDSADWKETREPQSALKSRIHDSTCRKKFSCSECGRRFGLKSNLTKHMRIHTGQLLVVKEEVSSQQQECSSSVDQ from the exons ATGGAGCGACCCCGGAGACAGCTGGAGGAGACCAAGCTGGGGGGGGAAG ctTTACCTCCAGATGTTCTTGAAGTAATTGTTGGTGAAGAGGAGAAGCAAGAGTGTAACCCCACTGTGGACCAGCAGGAGCCAAaggcccccccacacattaaagaggaacaggaggaactgtggagcagtcaagaaggagagcagcttcaaggactggaggaggctgataatAGACACACAataactcacacaggagagaagcctttTAGATGCTTTGTTTGTAAGAAATCTTTAACACACAGTGGAAATTTACAGAGACACATGAGAACCCACACAGGAGAAAAGCCTTTTAGCTGCTCGGAGTGTGGTAAAGCTTTCGCTGATAGTGGAAACCTGAAGAAACACCTGataactcacacaggagaaaggcctttcagctgctcagtttgtaaGAAGTCTTTTACACAGAGTGGCAGTTTACGGTCACACATGgtagtccacacaggagagaaatctTTTAGCTGCTCGGTTTGTAAAAAATCTTTCACACGGAGAGGAGGTTTACGGAAACACATGCcagtccacacaggagagaaaagctGCTGTGGAGCTTATGGaaaggactgtggaggaccagaaccagctaggaactcacatccacttttacaaccagagactgaagaccagactggagactcttctgatcctgagactgatgacagtgctgattggaaggagaccagagaacctcagtcagctttaaagTCTCGGATACATGATTCTACATGTAGGAAAaaattcagctgctctgagtgtgggaggAGATTTGGCCTCAAGTCGAATTTGACaaaacacatgagaatccacactgga CAGCTGTTGGTGGTTAAAGAAGAAGTTTCCTCTCagcagcaggagtgtagctccagtgtggaccagtAG